One genomic segment of Lysobacter sp. 5GHs7-4 includes these proteins:
- a CDS encoding phosphotransferase, giving the protein MTQPHADERADARLAWARHATGDQRLQLERASVDAGFRSYWRAAPDAAGMPASAIVMDSPPALEDVRPWLRLRTLLEQGGVRVPRVLVEDVEHGFLLLEDLGGPTLAQVIDADSADAHFDAAIGQLLRLQAIAPPAGMGEFGEALLQRDAGLFEEWFLGRHLGLQLDCDDSDRLELVQRRLMDNALAQAQVLTHRDFMPRNLMPVAPGPAVLDFQDCVRGPVAYDAISLFKDAFLSWPLARVDGWLARYHERALAAGVPVPPLARFRRDADWLGVQRHLKILGIFARLHYRDGKTKYLPDAPRFIAYLDEVLPRYPELQPLAELLDTRIRPALARLSA; this is encoded by the coding sequence ATGACCCAGCCACACGCCGACGAGCGCGCCGACGCGCGCCTCGCCTGGGCCCGCCACGCCACCGGCGACCAGCGCCTGCAACTCGAGCGCGCCTCGGTCGATGCCGGCTTCCGCAGTTACTGGCGCGCCGCGCCGGACGCGGCCGGCATGCCGGCCAGCGCCATCGTCATGGATTCGCCGCCCGCGCTGGAGGACGTGCGCCCCTGGCTGCGCCTGCGCACGCTGCTGGAGCAAGGCGGCGTGCGCGTGCCACGCGTGCTGGTCGAGGACGTCGAGCACGGGTTCCTGCTGCTGGAAGACCTGGGCGGCCCGACCCTGGCGCAGGTCATCGACGCCGACAGCGCCGATGCCCATTTCGACGCCGCCATCGGGCAATTGCTGAGGCTGCAGGCGATCGCCCCGCCCGCAGGCATGGGCGAGTTCGGCGAGGCGCTGTTGCAGCGCGACGCCGGCCTGTTCGAGGAATGGTTCCTGGGCCGTCACCTGGGCCTGCAGCTGGATTGCGACGACAGCGATCGCCTGGAACTGGTGCAGCGCCGGCTGATGGACAACGCGCTGGCGCAGGCGCAGGTGCTGACCCACCGCGACTTTATGCCGCGGAATCTGATGCCGGTCGCGCCCGGTCCCGCCGTGCTGGATTTCCAGGACTGCGTGCGCGGCCCGGTGGCCTACGACGCGATCAGCCTGTTCAAGGACGCGTTCCTCAGCTGGCCGCTGGCGCGCGTCGACGGCTGGCTGGCGCGCTACCACGAACGCGCGCTCGCCGCCGGCGTGCCGGTGCCGCCGCTGGCGCGCTTCCGCCGCGACGCCGACTGGCTGGGCGTGCAGCGCCATCTCAAGATCCTCGGCATCTTCGCGCGCCTGCACTACCGCGACGGCAAGACCAAATACCTGCCCGACGCGCCGCGCTTTATCGCCTACCTGGACGAAGTGCTGCCGCGCTATCCGGAACTGCAACCGCTGGCGGAGCTGCTCGACACGCGCATCCGTCCGGCCCTGGCGAGGCTGTCGGCATGA
- the hda gene encoding DnaA regulatory inactivator Hda has protein sequence MTAKQLPLALRYPPDQRLDTFVAAPEGSLEQLRALARGPSSDWLYLAGPAGVGKTHLLLGACAEAEAAGRRAAYLPLMAAAGRARDALEALEGNDLLALDGLDAIAGTREDEIALFDAHNRARAAGAAVIYAGREAPDGLALTLPDLRSRLSQCARIALSPLDDDGRAEVLRQRAQRRGLVLEEAALDWLLKRVDRDLAGLTALLDRLDRASLAAQRRITVPFLKQTLEQR, from the coding sequence ATGACCGCCAAGCAGCTGCCGCTGGCGTTGCGCTACCCGCCGGATCAGCGACTGGACACCTTCGTCGCGGCACCGGAGGGCAGCCTTGAGCAGCTGCGCGCGTTGGCGCGCGGACCGAGTTCCGACTGGCTGTACCTGGCCGGCCCGGCGGGCGTGGGCAAAACCCATCTGCTGCTGGGCGCCTGCGCCGAGGCCGAAGCCGCCGGCCGCCGCGCCGCCTATCTGCCGCTGATGGCGGCCGCCGGCCGCGCGCGCGACGCGCTGGAGGCGCTGGAAGGCAACGACCTGCTGGCCCTGGACGGGCTGGACGCCATCGCCGGCACGCGCGAGGACGAGATCGCCTTGTTCGACGCCCACAACCGCGCCCGCGCCGCCGGTGCGGCGGTGATTTACGCCGGCCGCGAAGCGCCCGACGGCCTGGCGCTGACGCTGCCGGACCTGCGCTCGCGCCTGTCGCAATGCGCGCGCATCGCACTGTCGCCGCTGGACGACGACGGCCGCGCCGAAGTGTTGCGCCAGCGCGCGCAGCGCCGCGGGCTGGTGTTGGAAGAAGCCGCGCTGGATTGGCTGCTCAAGCGTGTCGACCGCGATCTGGCCGGCCTGACCGCCTTGCTCGACCGCCTCGACCGCGCCTCGCTGGCAGCGCAACGCCGCATCACCGTGCCGTTTTTGAAGCAGACGCTGGAGCAGCGCTGA
- the bluB gene encoding 5,6-dimethylbenzimidazole synthase codes for MSGDHGFSEEQRHGVYRAIFERRDVRSQFRPDPIPAEVLERLLRAAHHAPSVGFMQPWDFVVIDDAQVKQRVKALHEHANAQAAHNYRDERAALYRRLKLEGIVDSPLNLCVTCDRERGGEHVLGRNTMLDADLFSACLAVQNLWLAARAEGIGVGWVSILEPADLSCVLNLPERVVPVAYLCLGYVEEFLPQPELQAQGWRSRLPMGGLLHGNGWGGELTHSPFLQALQAAVEAGDPPTP; via the coding sequence TTGAGCGGCGACCACGGCTTCAGCGAGGAGCAGCGCCACGGCGTCTACCGCGCGATCTTCGAGCGACGCGACGTGCGCTCGCAGTTCCGGCCCGACCCGATCCCCGCCGAGGTGCTGGAGCGACTGCTGCGCGCCGCGCATCACGCGCCGTCGGTGGGTTTCATGCAGCCCTGGGATTTCGTGGTCATAGACGACGCCCAGGTCAAGCAGCGGGTCAAAGCCCTGCACGAACACGCCAACGCCCAGGCCGCACACAACTACCGCGACGAACGCGCCGCGTTGTACCGCCGGCTCAAGCTGGAAGGCATCGTCGACAGCCCGCTCAACCTGTGCGTGACCTGCGACCGCGAACGCGGCGGCGAACACGTGCTGGGCCGCAACACCATGCTCGACGCCGACTTGTTCAGCGCCTGCCTGGCCGTGCAGAACCTGTGGCTGGCCGCGCGCGCCGAAGGCATAGGCGTGGGCTGGGTCAGCATCCTGGAACCCGCGGACCTGAGCTGCGTGCTGAACCTGCCCGAACGCGTGGTGCCGGTGGCTTACCTGTGTCTGGGCTATGTGGAGGAATTCCTGCCGCAGCCGGAACTGCAGGCGCAGGGCTGGCGTTCGCGCCTGCCGATGGGCGGCTTGCTGCACGGCAACGGCTGGGGCGGCGAACTGACGCACAGCCCGTTCCTGCAAGCCTTGCAGGCGGCGGTCGAAGCCGGCGATCCGCCGACACCCTGA
- the murU gene encoding N-acetylmuramate alpha-1-phosphate uridylyltransferase MurU encodes MKALIFAAGLGERMRPLTDTTPKPLLAVAGKPLIEWHLKKLAVCGVREVVVNTSWLADRFPQALGDGARWGLRIVYSYEGGTPLETGGGMLHALPLLGDAPFLLVNGDIWTDFDFARLPREPAGLAHLVMVDRPPQATQGDFALDTDGLVRSDGEQRLTYAGLGIYRPQLLDGWREHSSDPGADDPLPRFRLAPILRAHMAAGRISGEHHRGRWTDVGTPQRLQQLDTELSGNPT; translated from the coding sequence ATGAAGGCGCTGATCTTCGCCGCCGGCCTGGGCGAGCGCATGCGCCCGCTCACCGACACCACCCCCAAGCCCTTGCTCGCGGTCGCGGGCAAGCCGCTGATCGAGTGGCATCTGAAAAAACTGGCGGTCTGCGGCGTGCGCGAGGTCGTGGTCAACACCTCCTGGTTGGCCGATCGCTTCCCGCAGGCATTGGGCGACGGCGCGCGCTGGGGCCTGCGCATCGTCTATTCCTACGAAGGCGGCACACCGCTGGAAACCGGCGGCGGCATGCTGCACGCCCTACCGCTGCTCGGCGATGCGCCGTTCCTGCTGGTCAACGGCGACATCTGGACCGACTTCGATTTCGCGCGCCTGCCGCGCGAGCCGGCCGGACTGGCGCACCTGGTGATGGTGGACCGACCGCCGCAAGCCACCCAGGGCGATTTCGCGCTAGACACCGACGGCCTGGTGCGCAGCGACGGCGAACAGCGCCTGACCTATGCCGGCCTGGGCATCTACCGGCCGCAGTTGCTGGACGGCTGGCGCGAACACAGCAGCGACCCGGGCGCCGACGATCCGCTGCCGCGCTTCCGCTTGGCGCCGATCCTGCGCGCGCACATGGCCGCCGGCCGCATCAGCGGCGAGCACCATCGCGGACGCTGGACCGACGTGGGCACGCCGCAGCGGCTGCAGCAGTTGGATACGGAACTGAGCGGGAACCCGACTTGA
- a CDS encoding RNA 2'-phosphotransferase, producing MRVDMTDTLKPLSKFLSLILRHDPEAIGLQLDEQGWADVDELIAKAAAHGKRYDHALLQQLVRDNDKQRFKLSDDGRRIRANQGHSIEIDLALMPIAPPDSLYHGTATRYADAIRAQGLRKQSRQQVHLSSDRDTAHKVGSRHGRPVVLHVRAGEMHARGAAFFRADNGVWLTDAVAAEFIDWPDEAAAP from the coding sequence ATGCGCGTCGACATGACCGACACCCTCAAACCGCTCAGCAAATTCCTCAGCCTGATCCTGCGTCACGACCCCGAGGCCATCGGCCTGCAACTGGACGAACAGGGCTGGGCCGACGTCGACGAACTCATCGCCAAAGCCGCAGCGCACGGCAAGCGCTACGACCACGCGCTGTTGCAGCAGCTGGTCCGCGACAACGACAAGCAGCGCTTCAAACTCAGCGACGACGGCCGCCGTATCCGCGCCAACCAGGGCCACTCGATCGAGATCGATCTGGCCCTGATGCCGATCGCACCGCCGGACTCGCTGTACCACGGCACCGCCACCCGCTACGCCGACGCGATCCGCGCACAAGGCTTGCGCAAGCAAAGCCGCCAGCAGGTGCACCTGTCCAGCGACCGCGACACCGCGCACAAGGTCGGCAGCCGCCACGGCCGCCCGGTCGTGCTGCACGTGCGCGCGGGCGAGATGCACGCACGCGGCGCGGCCTTCTTTCGCGCCGACAACGGCGTGTGGCTGACCGACGCGGTGGCGGCGGAATTCATCGACTGGCCCGACGAGGCCGCTGCCCCCTAA